Proteins encoded together in one Orbaceae bacterium lpD01 window:
- the bcp gene encoding thioredoxin-dependent thiol peroxidase, with the protein MFKPLLEGEKAPQFSLPDQDGELISLDEYKGQRVLVYFYPKAMTPGCTVQACNLRDNFDELKKYNVAIIGISTDNPDKLSRFMEKELLNFELLSDEQHIVAEQFGVWGQKEFMGKTYDGIHRVSFLIDSQGIIEKVFNDFKTSNHHEVVLNYLKACSAK; encoded by the coding sequence ATGTTTAAACCACTATTGGAAGGTGAGAAAGCCCCCCAATTTTCGCTTCCAGATCAAGACGGTGAACTTATCAGTTTGGATGAATATAAAGGACAACGAGTGCTTGTCTATTTTTATCCGAAAGCCATGACACCAGGCTGCACAGTTCAGGCATGTAATTTACGCGATAATTTTGATGAGTTAAAAAAATATAATGTGGCTATCATTGGTATCAGTACAGATAATCCAGACAAGCTTTCTCGTTTTATGGAAAAAGAGCTGCTCAATTTTGAACTGCTATCGGATGAACAGCATATTGTTGCCGAACAATTTGGCGTTTGGGGACAAAAAGAGTTTATGGGTAAAACTTATGATGGTATTCATCGTGTTTCATTCTTAATCGATAGCCAAGGTATCATTGAAAAAGTCTTTAATGACTTTAAAACCAGTAACCACCATGAAGTCGTTCTCAACTATTTAAAAGCGTGTTCGGCAAAATAA
- the hemL gene encoding glutamate-1-semialdehyde 2,1-aminomutase yields MNKSEQLYQEALTIMPGGVNSPVRAFNGVGGTPLFIDRAEGAYIYDVDGHAYIDYVGSWGPMILGHNNPVITTAVEKALKNGLSFGAPTAKEVELAELVTELMPSIEMLRMVNSGTEATMSAIRVARGFTHRDKIIKFEGCYHGHADYLLVKAGSGALTFGHPTSPGVPADFVKHTLVCDYNNLASVQRAFEQYPDDIACIIIEPVAGNMNCIPAEPEFLQGLRILCDQYGALLIIDEVMTGFRVALGGAQDYYQVEPDLTCLGKIIGGGMPVGAFGGRRDIMMQLAPTGPIYQAGTLSGNPIAMAAGYACLTQLTQVGVYEHLTDLTQMLADGFISSAKKYRVPLVFNQAGAMFGFFFTNASKVSTYQDVMTCDVKLFKKLFHHMINNGIYFAPSAFEAGFMSLAHTEEDINKTIDAANRFFATL; encoded by the coding sequence ATAAATAAATCAGAACAACTCTATCAGGAAGCGTTGACGATTATGCCTGGTGGCGTAAATTCACCGGTAAGAGCGTTTAATGGCGTCGGCGGCACACCGCTTTTTATTGACCGTGCTGAGGGTGCCTATATTTATGACGTTGATGGTCACGCTTATATCGATTATGTGGGATCATGGGGACCGATGATTTTAGGTCACAATAATCCCGTTATCACGACAGCAGTAGAAAAAGCCTTAAAAAATGGCTTAAGCTTTGGCGCCCCCACGGCCAAAGAAGTGGAACTCGCCGAGCTCGTCACAGAGTTAATGCCATCAATTGAAATGCTGCGTATGGTCAATTCAGGTACCGAAGCAACCATGAGCGCGATTCGCGTCGCACGTGGCTTTACGCATCGCGATAAAATTATCAAATTTGAAGGCTGTTATCATGGTCATGCTGATTATCTATTAGTCAAAGCCGGCTCGGGTGCATTAACATTTGGTCATCCAACTTCGCCTGGTGTACCGGCTGATTTTGTTAAGCATACCTTGGTTTGTGATTATAATAATCTAGCCTCAGTGCAACGCGCCTTCGAACAATATCCAGATGATATTGCCTGTATTATTATCGAACCGGTTGCCGGTAATATGAACTGTATTCCTGCTGAGCCGGAGTTCTTGCAAGGTTTAAGAATATTATGTGACCAATATGGCGCTCTACTGATTATCGATGAAGTGATGACGGGTTTTCGTGTTGCACTAGGTGGCGCACAAGATTACTATCAGGTTGAGCCGGATCTGACCTGTTTAGGTAAAATCATTGGTGGTGGCATGCCGGTCGGGGCTTTTGGTGGTCGTCGTGATATCATGATGCAACTTGCGCCAACAGGTCCAATCTACCAAGCCGGCACGCTATCGGGTAATCCCATCGCGATGGCGGCTGGTTATGCGTGTTTAACGCAGCTCACTCAAGTAGGTGTTTATGAGCATTTAACTGATCTGACTCAGATGCTCGCCGACGGTTTTATCTCCTCTGCTAAGAAATATCGTGTGCCACTCGTCTTTAATCAAGCAGGCGCCATGTTTGGTTTCTTCTTTACAAATGCTTCAAAAGTGAGCACTTATCAAGATGTCATGACTTGTGATGTTAAATTATTTAAAAAACTCTTTCATCATATGATAAATAACGGTATATACTTCGCGCCATCGGCTTTTGAGGCTGGGTTTATGTCACTTGCTCACACGGAAGAAGACATCAATAAAACCATTGATGCTGCAAATCGCTTTTTTGCCACACTTTGA
- the erpA gene encoding iron-sulfur cluster insertion protein ErpA, whose translation MSDALPLQFTDAAANKVKTLVMEEENPALKLRVYITGGGCSGFQYGFTFDEKSNEDDMVIEKNGVQLVVDPMSLQYLVGGVIDYVEGLQGSRFIVDNPNAKTTCGCGSSFSV comes from the coding sequence ATGAGCGATGCATTACCCTTACAGTTTACTGACGCAGCGGCCAATAAAGTGAAAACCCTAGTGATGGAAGAAGAGAATCCGGCGCTAAAACTCCGTGTCTATATTACTGGCGGTGGTTGCAGTGGTTTTCAGTATGGTTTCACTTTTGATGAAAAAAGTAATGAAGACGATATGGTCATTGAAAAGAATGGCGTTCAGTTAGTCGTTGACCCGATGAGCTTACAATATTTGGTCGGCGGTGTTATTGACTATGTTGAAGGTTTGCAGGGTTCCCGTTTTATCGTGGATAATCCGAATGCTAAAACAACTTGCGGTTGTGGTTCATCATTTAGCGTCTAA
- the ribB gene encoding 3,4-dihydroxy-2-butanone-4-phosphate synthase: MNQSPNHSFNLSEFGNPIERVEQALHSLRQGNGVLVLDDEDRENEGDIIWAAQTITPEQMALTIRYGSGIVCLCLPKARCEALDLPMMVAHNTSKNQTAFTVSIEAAEGVTTGVSAADRVTTIKAATAEHAKPSDLSRPGHVYPLVASEGGVFTRRGHTEATVDLVRMSGFSPAGVLCELTNDDGTMARAPEVVEFAKRHQMPVVTIEDIVAYRQHNNL; encoded by the coding sequence ATGAATCAGTCTCCTAATCATAGCTTTAATTTATCTGAATTTGGCAATCCGATTGAACGGGTTGAACAAGCACTACACTCACTGCGTCAAGGAAACGGTGTTCTCGTCTTAGATGATGAAGATCGTGAAAATGAAGGTGATATCATCTGGGCAGCTCAAACGATTACACCCGAGCAAATGGCACTGACTATTCGATACGGTAGTGGTATTGTCTGTTTATGTTTACCCAAAGCCCGTTGTGAAGCCTTAGATTTACCCATGATGGTTGCGCATAACACCAGTAAAAACCAAACCGCTTTTACCGTCAGTATTGAAGCGGCAGAGGGCGTTACTACAGGGGTGTCGGCCGCCGATCGTGTCACCACCATTAAAGCAGCAACCGCTGAGCACGCTAAACCGTCTGATTTAAGTCGTCCAGGGCACGTTTATCCTTTGGTGGCGAGTGAAGGTGGCGTATTTACGCGTCGTGGACATACTGAAGCAACCGTTGACCTTGTGCGCATGTCGGGATTTAGTCCAGCAGGTGTATTATGTGAACTCACCAATGATGACGGCACGATGGCCAGAGCGCCTGAAGTGGTTGAATTTGCCAAACGACACCAAATGCCGGTTGTGACGATTGAAGATATTGTTGCGTATCGTCAACATAATAATCTTTAA
- the ruvX gene encoding Holliday junction resolvase RuvX, translating into MMATIIGFDFGTSSIGVAIGQDITKTARPLQAFKARDGVPDWQKIDHMLKEWQPDYLVVGLPLNMDGTEQPLTIRARKFAARLHGRFGYQVHLQDERLTTVEAKSYIFETSGYRGLQKGRVDAASAVIILESWFDQLAE; encoded by the coding sequence ATAATGGCGACGATTATTGGCTTTGATTTTGGTACCAGCAGTATTGGCGTGGCGATTGGTCAAGATATCACTAAAACAGCGCGTCCACTGCAGGCATTTAAGGCTAGAGACGGCGTGCCCGATTGGCAGAAAATAGACCATATGCTAAAAGAGTGGCAACCTGATTATCTGGTGGTAGGTTTACCGCTGAATATGGATGGTACAGAACAACCGCTGACAATCAGAGCACGCAAATTTGCCGCCCGTTTACATGGTCGCTTTGGTTATCAAGTCCATTTACAAGATGAACGTCTGACCACGGTTGAAGCCAAATCCTATATTTTCGAAACGAGTGGTTATCGGGGACTGCAAAAAGGTCGAGTCGATGCCGCATCTGCCGTGATTATCTTAGAGAGTTGGTTCGATCAGCTGGCTGAGTAG
- a CDS encoding YqgE/AlgH family protein — protein MNLKNHFLIAMPKVQDAIFEQSVVYICEHSHEGAMGIVINKSIDDLNVETVLARLDITPYKLCAEMEQPVFIGGPLAEEQGFILHTPQENFASSIRISDDIMITTSLDLLRSIGSKQQPDNILLALGYAGWQENQLEKEIINNDWLVSPAYPQIIFDEPIETRWQSAAKKLGVNINTISSLLGNA, from the coding sequence ATGAATTTAAAAAATCATTTTTTAATCGCCATGCCTAAGGTGCAGGATGCTATTTTTGAGCAATCTGTTGTTTATATTTGTGAACATAGTCATGAAGGTGCCATGGGCATTGTGATTAATAAATCGATTGACGATTTAAACGTTGAGACGGTATTGGCCCGTCTCGATATCACCCCATACAAACTTTGTGCAGAAATGGAGCAACCGGTTTTTATCGGCGGTCCACTGGCCGAAGAGCAAGGTTTTATTCTACACACACCACAAGAAAATTTTGCCTCAAGTATTCGTATCTCTGACGATATTATGATTACTACATCTTTAGATCTGTTGCGTTCAATTGGATCCAAGCAGCAACCAGATAATATTCTGCTGGCGCTCGGCTATGCCGGATGGCAAGAAAACCAGTTGGAAAAAGAGATTATCAATAACGACTGGCTGGTCTCTCCAGCCTATCCACAGATCATCTTTGATGAACCGATTGAAACACGCTGGCAAAGTGCAGCGAAAAAGCTAGGCGTGAATATCAATACCATTTCCTCGTTATTAGGGAATGCATAA
- the gshB gene encoding glutathione synthase codes for MIKLGIVMDPIAKINIKKDTSFAMLLEAQKRGYEIHYMEMNDLFLNAGEAFATTTRLTVQKDKNHWFDFHEKQSIPLSDLDVILMRKDPPFDTEYIYATYMLERAENRGTLVVNKPQSLRDCNEKLFTAWFAEFTPATLVTRQTQLLRDFHQEHGDIILKPLDGMGGASIFRIKQDDPNLSVIIETLTEHNHRYCMAQNYIPEIKNGDKRILIVDGQVVPYCLARIPKQGETRGNLAAGGHGEVRALTVQDKVIAESIAPVLKQKGLMFVGLDIIGDKLTEINVTSPTCLCQIEDAHPELSITGMLFNAIEQQIKAMKS; via the coding sequence ATGATTAAACTAGGTATAGTAATGGATCCTATCGCGAAAATTAATATTAAAAAAGATACCAGCTTCGCGATGTTACTGGAAGCGCAAAAACGCGGCTATGAAATCCATTATATGGAAATGAACGATCTATTTTTAAATGCAGGCGAAGCCTTTGCCACCACCACCCGCTTAACGGTACAAAAAGATAAAAATCACTGGTTTGATTTCCACGAAAAACAGAGCATACCACTCAGCGACCTCGATGTGATTTTGATGCGTAAAGATCCCCCTTTTGATACCGAATATATTTACGCTACCTATATGCTTGAACGCGCTGAAAATCGCGGTACGCTAGTGGTCAATAAACCGCAAAGTTTACGTGATTGTAACGAGAAATTGTTTACCGCCTGGTTTGCTGAATTTACCCCGGCCACACTGGTGACCAGACAGACGCAATTACTGCGTGATTTCCATCAGGAACATGGTGATATCATTTTGAAACCGCTTGATGGTATGGGCGGGGCGTCTATTTTTAGAATCAAACAAGATGATCCTAACTTATCCGTGATTATTGAAACGCTCACCGAACATAATCATCGTTACTGTATGGCACAAAATTATATCCCAGAGATTAAAAATGGCGATAAGCGCATCTTAATTGTTGATGGTCAAGTGGTGCCTTACTGTCTGGCACGGATACCGAAACAGGGTGAAACACGTGGCAATTTAGCTGCGGGTGGACATGGTGAAGTTCGCGCTTTAACCGTGCAAGATAAAGTGATTGCTGAGTCGATTGCGCCAGTTTTAAAACAAAAAGGCTTAATGTTTGTCGGGTTAGATATTATTGGTGACAAATTAACTGAAATTAATGTCACCAGCCCAACCTGCCTTTGCCAGATAGAAGATGCGCATCCAGAACTATCGATTACCGGTATGTTATTTAATGCTATCGAACAACAAATTAAAGCTATGAAAAGTTAG
- the rsmE gene encoding 16S rRNA (uracil(1498)-N(3))-methyltransferase gives MTRIFHTSTITENSQLTLDDEAFNHVVRVLRMKEGDILTLFDGTNYTFQATLESITKKQAIVAVGAGQFDNRESPLNIHLGQVISRGDKMDFTIQKSVELGVNTITPLFSERCGVRLDDDRLSKKIQQWQKIVISACEQCGRNQIPVVKPAMNVEQWCSDLAEGLKLNLHPRATQSINTLEIHSNNIHLLIGPEGGLSDLEISQAEKQGFMGMLLGPRILRTETAALTAITALQTKFGDLG, from the coding sequence ATGACCAGAATCTTTCACACTTCAACGATAACCGAGAATAGCCAGTTAACACTAGACGATGAGGCTTTTAATCATGTCGTCCGTGTCTTACGCATGAAAGAAGGCGACATACTGACACTATTTGATGGGACAAATTATACCTTTCAAGCTACACTCGAGAGCATCACTAAAAAACAGGCTATCGTTGCAGTCGGTGCGGGTCAGTTTGATAATCGGGAGTCGCCGTTAAATATCCACCTTGGACAAGTGATCTCGCGCGGGGATAAAATGGATTTTACCATTCAAAAATCTGTTGAGCTTGGTGTGAATACGATCACCCCGCTATTTTCTGAACGCTGCGGCGTTCGACTCGATGATGACCGACTGAGTAAAAAAATTCAGCAATGGCAAAAGATCGTGATATCTGCTTGTGAACAGTGCGGTAGAAATCAAATTCCGGTTGTCAAACCCGCCATGAATGTGGAACAATGGTGTAGCGATTTAGCTGAAGGATTGAAGCTCAATTTACATCCTCGCGCAACACAGTCTATCAATACGCTTGAAATTCATAGTAATAATATTCACTTATTAATTGGCCCTGAAGGCGGATTATCTGACTTAGAAATTAGTCAGGCTGAAAAACAGGGTTTTATGGGTATGTTACTCGGCCCGCGAATATTACGCACTGAAACTGCCGCATTAACGGCAATAACCGCTTTACAAACAAAATTTGGTGATCTTGGTTAA
- the folB gene encoding dihydroneopterin aldolase: MSDKVLIEGLTVFTTIGAYDWEQTIKQKLVLDIEMDWENRLAAQSDDVTFCLDYAHVSEAVIQFLTDNRFVLIERVAEDVAQLIIEGFSVPKVRIKVSKPGAVAMANNVAVSIKREQKRKRSD; the protein is encoded by the coding sequence ATGAGTGATAAAGTATTAATTGAAGGGCTTACTGTCTTTACGACTATTGGTGCTTATGATTGGGAACAGACGATCAAGCAAAAATTAGTGCTGGATATCGAAATGGATTGGGAAAATCGTTTAGCCGCCCAAAGTGATGATGTCACATTTTGTCTGGACTATGCACACGTCAGTGAGGCAGTGATTCAGTTCTTAACCGATAATCGTTTCGTGCTGATTGAGCGGGTTGCAGAAGATGTTGCACAGCTTATTATTGAAGGCTTCTCGGTGCCTAAAGTTAGAATTAAAGTCAGCAAGCCGGGAGCGGTTGCAATGGCCAATAATGTTGCGGTCAGCATTAAAAGAGAGCAAAAAAGAAAACGCAGCGATTAA